In Callospermophilus lateralis isolate mCalLat2 chromosome 18, mCalLat2.hap1, whole genome shotgun sequence, one DNA window encodes the following:
- the LOC143383748 gene encoding vomeronasal type-1 receptor 4-like translates to MAASDLVVGIIFLSQTVVGALGNSSLLLHYLVLYFTGCRVRHTDLILQHLIVANLLTLLCKGVPNTMASFSLEFSLGDVACKLLLYVHRVSRCVSIGSTCLLSIFQAITISPRDSRWAELKVKAPRYIRSSIFLSYILYMLINIIILMHVTGKWNNTTIIILKDFGYCSSVRHDTTTDSLHAALLTFPDALCVGLMLWASSSMVLILHRHKQRMQHVHKSSSPRSSPESRATKTILLLVSTFVSLYTLSCISQLCLAVIDNPNLFLLNMAAILSGCFPAISPLLLISRDSSASRFCFPCI, encoded by the coding sequence ATGGCAGCCAGTGATTTGGTTGTAGGCATCATCTTCTTGTCACAGACTGTGGTTGGAGCTCTGGgcaattcctctcttctcctccatTACCTGGTCCTTTACTTCACTGGGTGCAGGGTAAGACACACAGACTTGATTCTTCAGCACTTGATTGTGGCCAACTTGTTAACTCTCCTGTGTAAAGGGGTTCCCAACACAATGGCATCTTTCAGTTTGGAATTTTCTCTTGGTGATGTTGCATGCAAGCTGCTTTTATATGTTCACAGAGTCAGCAGGTGTGTGTCCATTGGCAGCACGTGCCTCCTGAGTATCTTCCAGGCCATCACCATCAGCCCCAGGGACTCCAGGTGGGCAGAGCTTAAAGTGAAAGCTCCCAGGTACATTCGCTCCTCCATATTCCTGAGCTACATACTATACATgcttataaatattattattcttATGCATGTAACTGGAAAATGGAACAACACGACCATTATAATCCTAAAGGATTTTGGATACTGTTCTAGTGTTCGTCATGACACAACCACAGACTCACTGCATGCAGCATTGCTAACCTTCCCTGATGCCCTGTGTGTGGGGCTCATGCTCTGGGCCAGCAGCTCCATGGTGCTCATCCTGCACAGGCACAAGCAGAGAATGCAGCATGTTCATAAATCCAGTTCCCCCAGGTCCTCTCCTGAGTCCAGAGCCACCAAAACCATCCTCCTTCTGGTGAGCACCTTTGTCTCTTTGTACACACTTTCCTGCATCTCTCAGCTGTGTTTGGCTGTTATTGATAACCCCAACTTGTTCCTGTTGAACATGGCTGCAATACTCTCTGGGTGTTTTCCAGCGATCAGCCCCTTGCTGCTCATAAGCAGAGACTCCAGTGCATCCAGGTTCTGTTTTCCctgtatataa